The following coding sequences lie in one Streptomyces venezuelae genomic window:
- a CDS encoding MraY family glycosyltransferase, with product MREYLLTLCITAAVTYLLTGPVRKFAIVAGAMPEIRARDVHREPTPRLGGIAMFFGLCAGLLVADHLPNLNAVFENSNEPRALLSGAALIWLIGVLDDKFEIDALIKLGAQMIAAGVMVMQGLTILWIPVPGVGTVSLTSGQGTLLTVALVVITINAVNFVDGLDGLAAGMVCIASAASFMYAYRIWYGYGIEAAAPATLFAAILMGMCLGFLPHNMHPARIFMGDSGSMLIGLILAAGAISVTGQVDPATMKLNFGTGRDATHAMLPVFIPLLMPLTIIAIPFADLVLAIVRRTWNGKSPFAADRGHLHHRLLEIGHSHSRAVLIMYFWSALIAFGTVAYSVHSTSMWILLLIVALSALGLVLLLLPRFTPRTPRWAEAFVPPRYRRRRAAAAAELAAQDATPVEEEVPVPAGVNGATAIGARSRFQERREAESSR from the coding sequence GTGCGTGAATACCTCCTGACGCTCTGCATCACGGCCGCGGTGACCTACCTGCTGACCGGCCCGGTGCGGAAGTTCGCGATCGTGGCCGGCGCCATGCCGGAGATCCGCGCTCGTGACGTGCACCGGGAGCCCACACCGCGGCTCGGCGGGATCGCGATGTTCTTCGGTCTGTGCGCCGGGCTCCTCGTCGCCGACCACCTGCCGAACCTCAACGCGGTCTTCGAGAACTCCAACGAGCCGCGCGCGCTGCTCTCCGGGGCGGCGCTGATCTGGCTGATCGGCGTCCTGGACGACAAGTTCGAGATCGACGCGCTCATCAAGCTCGGCGCCCAGATGATCGCCGCGGGCGTCATGGTCATGCAGGGTCTGACGATCCTGTGGATCCCGGTGCCCGGCGTCGGCACGGTCTCGCTCACGTCCGGCCAGGGCACGCTCCTGACGGTCGCGCTGGTCGTCATCACGATCAACGCCGTCAACTTCGTCGACGGGCTCGACGGTCTCGCCGCGGGCATGGTGTGCATCGCGTCCGCCGCGTCCTTCATGTACGCCTACCGCATCTGGTACGGCTACGGCATCGAGGCAGCCGCGCCCGCCACGCTCTTCGCCGCCATCCTCATGGGCATGTGCCTCGGCTTCCTGCCGCACAACATGCACCCCGCCCGCATCTTCATGGGCGACTCCGGTTCGATGCTCATCGGGCTCATCCTCGCGGCGGGTGCGATCTCCGTCACCGGACAGGTCGACCCCGCGACGATGAAGCTGAACTTCGGCACCGGGCGTGACGCGACGCACGCGATGCTCCCCGTCTTCATCCCGCTCCTGATGCCGCTCACGATCATCGCGATCCCCTTCGCGGACCTGGTCCTCGCGATCGTGCGGCGCACCTGGAACGGCAAGTCGCCGTTCGCCGCCGACCGCGGCCACCTCCACCACCGGCTCCTGGAGATCGGCCACTCGCACAGCCGCGCGGTGCTGATCATGTACTTCTGGTCGGCGCTCATCGCCTTCGGCACCGTCGCGTACTCGGTCCACTCGACGAGCATGTGGATCCTGCTGCTGATCGTCGCGCTCAGCGCGCTGGGCCTCGTCCTGCTCCTGCTGCCGCGGTTCACCCCGCGCACCCCGCGGTGGGCCGAGGCGTTCGTGCCGCCGCGCTACCGCCGCCGCCGTGCCGCTGCCGCCGCGGAACTGGCCGCCCAGGACGCGACGCCGGTGGAAGAGGAGGTTCCGGTGCCCGCGGGCGTCAACGGAGCGACCGCGATCGGCGCCCGTTCGCGCTTCCAGGAGAGGCGAGAGGCCGAGTCGTCACGTTGA
- the atpB gene encoding F0F1 ATP synthase subunit A codes for MSDNGCGFPAPGLHSFLFKPMFTVGGFEFNKVMLLALMTTLVVVTFFYVAFGKAKVVPGKLQMMGEAGYDFVRRGIVYETMGKKDGEKYVPLMVSLFFFIWIMNIWSVIPLTQFPVSSIIAYPAVLAAVVYLVWVPLTFKKHGFVGGWKNITGFDNSLGPIKWLVSFIEFFSNLLVRPFTHAVRLFANMFAGHLMLVMFTVASWYLLNSWMIPAAGVSFVMTMAMILFELFVQAVQAYVFVLLACSYIQGALAEHH; via the coding sequence ATGTCCGACAACGGCTGTGGCTTCCCGGCTCCGGGCCTGCACTCGTTCCTTTTCAAGCCGATGTTCACTGTCGGCGGGTTCGAGTTCAACAAGGTCATGCTGCTCGCCCTGATGACCACGCTCGTCGTCGTCACCTTCTTCTACGTGGCGTTCGGCAAGGCCAAGGTCGTTCCGGGCAAGCTGCAGATGATGGGCGAGGCCGGCTACGACTTCGTACGCCGCGGGATCGTCTACGAGACGATGGGCAAGAAGGACGGCGAGAAGTACGTCCCGCTCATGGTCTCGCTGTTCTTCTTCATCTGGATCATGAACATCTGGTCCGTGATCCCGCTGACCCAGTTCCCGGTCTCGTCGATCATCGCCTACCCGGCGGTGCTCGCGGCGGTCGTCTACCTGGTCTGGGTGCCCCTCACCTTCAAGAAGCACGGCTTCGTGGGCGGCTGGAAGAACATCACCGGGTTCGACAACTCCCTCGGCCCGATCAAGTGGCTCGTGTCGTTCATCGAGTTCTTCTCGAACCTGCTGGTGCGCCCCTTCACGCACGCCGTGCGACTCTTCGCCAACATGTTCGCCGGTCACCTGATGCTGGTGATGTTCACCGTCGCCTCCTGGTACCTCCTGAACAGCTGGATGATCCCGGCCGCCGGTGTCTCCTTCGTGATGACCATGGCGATGATCCTCTTCGAGCTTTTCGTGCAGGCCGTCCAGGCGTACGTCTTCGTGCTCCTTGCCTGCTCGTACATCCAGGGCGCTCTGGCCGAGCACCACTGA
- the atpE gene encoding ATP synthase F0 subunit C, which translates to MSATLELAALQGDIKALGSIGYGLAAIGPGIGVGIVFGKGTEALARQPEAAGLIRANQILGFAFCEALALIGIVMPFVYGS; encoded by the coding sequence ATGTCCGCGACTCTCGAGCTCGCCGCCCTCCAGGGTGACATCAAGGCCCTCGGCTCCATCGGCTACGGCCTCGCGGCCATCGGCCCCGGCATCGGTGTCGGCATTGTCTTCGGCAAGGGCACCGAGGCTCTCGCCCGTCAGCCCGAAGCTGCCGGCCTGATCCGTGCCAACCAGATCCTCGGTTTCGCCTTCTGTGAGGCGCTCGCCCTCATCGGCATCGTCATGCCGTTCGTCTACGGCTCCTGA
- a CDS encoding F0F1 ATP synthase subunit B → MIANLVQLAAEHAEEQNPLVPPGPELLVGAIAFAIVFFFFWKKLLPNINKVLEERREAIEGGIEKAEAAQTEAQSVLEQYKAQLAEARHEAARLRQEAQEQGATLIAEMRAEGQRQREEIVAAGHAQIEADRKAAAQSLRQDVGQLATDLAGKLVGESLEDHARQSRTIDRFLDELEEKAEAAR, encoded by the coding sequence GTGATCGCCAACCTGGTACAGCTGGCGGCCGAGCACGCGGAGGAGCAGAACCCGCTCGTTCCGCCCGGTCCTGAGCTGCTCGTCGGCGCCATCGCCTTCGCCATCGTCTTCTTCTTCTTCTGGAAGAAGCTCCTCCCGAACATCAACAAGGTTCTGGAAGAGCGCCGGGAGGCGATCGAAGGCGGTATCGAGAAGGCCGAGGCCGCTCAGACCGAGGCCCAGAGCGTTCTTGAGCAGTACAAGGCTCAGCTCGCCGAGGCCCGGCACGAGGCCGCGCGTCTGCGCCAGGAGGCGCAGGAGCAGGGCGCCACGCTCATCGCCGAGATGCGGGCCGAGGGCCAGCGTCAGCGCGAGGAGATCGTCGCCGCCGGTCACGCGCAGATCGAGGCCGACCGCAAGGCCGCCGCGCAGTCGCTGCGCCAGGACGTGGGCCAGCTGGCCACCGACCTGGCCGGCAAGCTGGTCGGCGAGTCCCTCGAGGACCACGCCCGGCAGAGCCGCACGATCGACCGTTTCCTCGATGAGCTCGAGGAGAAGGCCGAGGCCGCTCGATGA
- a CDS encoding F0F1 ATP synthase subunit delta — protein MTAHGASREALAAARERLDALTDSTSVDPKQLADELAAVTALFSREVSLRRVLTDPAQSGEAKAELAGRLLSGQVGGETADLVAGMVRSRWSQSRDLVDALEELADLADLTGAQKTGGLDNVEDELFRFSRIVSSNTALRAALTDRAASGTAKSELLRSLLGGRAEVVTERLVERLVTAPRGRSLEEGIESLSKLAADRRNRMVAVVTSAVPLSDRQKERLGAALAKVYGRPMHLNLDVDPAVLGGITVQVGDEVINGSIADRIEEVGRRVAGQ, from the coding sequence ATGACAGCGCACGGAGCTAGCCGCGAGGCCCTGGCCGCCGCGCGCGAGCGCCTCGACGCGCTGACGGACAGCACCTCGGTCGACCCGAAGCAGCTCGCCGACGAGCTCGCCGCGGTCACCGCGCTGTTCAGCCGCGAGGTCTCGCTGCGTCGGGTCCTGACCGACCCGGCGCAGTCCGGCGAGGCCAAGGCCGAGCTCGCGGGACGCCTGCTCTCCGGACAGGTGGGCGGCGAGACCGCCGACCTGGTGGCCGGCATGGTGCGCTCACGCTGGTCGCAGTCGCGTGACCTGGTGGACGCCCTCGAGGAGCTCGCCGACCTCGCCGACCTGACCGGTGCGCAGAAGACCGGCGGCCTGGACAACGTCGAGGACGAGCTCTTCCGGTTCAGCCGGATCGTCTCGTCCAACACCGCGCTGCGTGCCGCGCTGACCGACCGCGCCGCGAGCGGCACGGCCAAGAGCGAGCTGCTGCGCAGCCTGCTCGGCGGCCGCGCCGAGGTCGTCACGGAGCGTCTCGTCGAGCGCCTCGTGACCGCGCCGCGTGGACGTAGCCTGGAAGAGGGCATCGAGTCCCTCTCCAAGCTGGCCGCCGACCGCCGCAACCGGATGGTCGCCGTCGTCACTTCCGCCGTTCCGCTCTCGGACCGGCAGAAGGAGCGTCTCGGCGCCGCCCTGGCCAAGGTGTACGGACGCCCGATGCACCTGAACCTCGACGTGGACCCCGCGGTCCTCGGCGGGATCACGGTCCAGGTGGGCGACGAGGTCATCAACGGCTCCATCGCGGACCGCATCGAGGAAGTCGGCCGCCGCGTGGCCGGCCAGTAA
- the atpA gene encoding F0F1 ATP synthase subunit alpha, giving the protein MAELTIRPEEIRDALENFVQAYKPDAASREEVGTVTLAGDGIAKVEGLPSAMANELLKFEDGTLGLALNLEEREIGSIVLGEFSGIEEGQSVTRTGEVLSVAVGEGYLGRVVDPLGNPIDGLGEIETSGRRALELQAPTVMQRKSVHEPMETGYKAVDAMTPIGRGQRQLIIGDRQTGKTALAVDTIINQRDNWRTGDVNKQVRCIYVAIGQKGSTIASVRGALEEAGALEYTTIVAAPASDPAGFKYLAPYTGSAIGQQWMYEGKHVLIIFDDLSKQADAYRAVSLLLRRPPGREAYPGDVFYVHSRLLERCAKLSDELGKGSMTGLPIVETKANDVSAFIPTNVISITDGQCFLESDLFNAGQRPALNVGISVSRVGGSAQHKAMKQVSGRLRVDLAQFRELEAFAAFGSDLDAASKAQLERGQRMVELLKQPQYEPMATENQVVSVWAGTTGRMDDVPVVDIRRFESELLSYLHQSEKGLMTSIKEGGKMSDDTLQAVGDAIEKFKKQFKTSDGKLLGDDAPAAAK; this is encoded by the coding sequence ATGGCGGAGCTCACGATCCGGCCGGAGGAGATCCGGGACGCGCTGGAGAACTTTGTCCAGGCGTACAAGCCGGACGCGGCCTCGCGCGAGGAGGTCGGTACGGTCACCCTTGCCGGCGACGGCATCGCGAAGGTCGAGGGCCTGCCCTCGGCCATGGCCAACGAGCTGCTGAAGTTCGAGGACGGGACCCTCGGTCTCGCGCTGAACCTGGAAGAGCGCGAGATCGGTTCGATCGTCCTCGGTGAGTTCAGCGGTATCGAGGAAGGCCAGTCGGTCACCCGTACCGGCGAGGTGCTGTCGGTCGCCGTGGGCGAGGGCTACCTCGGCCGCGTCGTCGACCCGCTCGGCAACCCGATCGACGGCCTCGGCGAGATCGAGACCAGCGGACGTCGTGCCCTTGAGCTGCAGGCCCCCACGGTCATGCAGCGCAAGTCGGTGCACGAGCCGATGGAGACCGGCTACAAGGCCGTCGACGCGATGACCCCGATCGGCCGTGGCCAGCGTCAGCTGATCATCGGTGACCGCCAGACGGGCAAGACCGCCCTGGCCGTCGACACGATCATCAACCAGCGCGACAACTGGCGCACGGGCGACGTGAACAAGCAGGTGCGCTGCATCTACGTCGCCATCGGTCAGAAGGGCTCCACCATCGCCTCCGTGCGCGGTGCCCTCGAAGAGGCCGGCGCGCTGGAGTACACGACCATCGTCGCCGCCCCGGCGTCCGACCCGGCGGGCTTCAAGTACCTGGCGCCCTACACCGGCTCGGCCATCGGCCAGCAGTGGATGTACGAGGGCAAGCACGTCCTCATCATCTTCGACGACCTCTCGAAGCAGGCCGACGCCTACCGCGCCGTGTCCCTGCTGCTCCGCCGCCCGCCGGGGCGCGAGGCCTACCCGGGTGACGTCTTCTACGTCCACTCGCGTCTGCTCGAGCGCTGCGCGAAGCTCTCGGACGAGCTGGGCAAGGGCTCGATGACCGGTCTGCCGATCGTCGAGACCAAGGCGAACGACGTGTCGGCGTTCATCCCGACCAACGTCATCTCCATCACCGACGGCCAGTGCTTCCTGGAGTCGGACCTCTTCAACGCCGGTCAGCGCCCCGCGCTGAACGTCGGTATCTCCGTCTCCCGTGTCGGTGGTTCCGCCCAGCACAAGGCGATGAAGCAGGTCTCCGGCCGTCTCCGCGTGGACCTCGCCCAGTTCCGTGAGCTGGAGGCGTTCGCCGCCTTCGGTTCCGACCTGGACGCCGCGTCGAAGGCCCAGCTCGAGCGCGGCCAGCGCATGGTCGAGCTGCTCAAGCAGCCGCAGTACGAGCCGATGGCGACCGAGAACCAGGTCGTGTCCGTGTGGGCCGGTACCACCGGTCGCATGGACGACGTGCCGGTCGTCGACATCCGCCGCTTCGAGAGCGAGCTCCTCTCGTACCTGCACCAGAGCGAGAAGGGCCTCATGACCTCCATCAAGGAGGGCGGCAAGATGTCGGACGACACCCTGCAGGCCGTCGGCGACGCCATCGAGAAGTTCAAGAAGCAGTTCAAGACTTCGGACGGCAAGCTTCTCGGCGACGACGCCCCCGCCGCTGCCAAGTGA
- a CDS encoding F0F1 ATP synthase subunit gamma, with the protein MGAQLRVYKRRIRSVTATKKITKAMEMIAASRVVKAQRKVAASTPYATELTRAVTAVGTGSNTKHPLTTEPETATRSAVLLLTSDRGLAGAFNSNAIKAAEQLTARLESEGKEVDMYIVGRRGLAHYNFRERKVVESWSGFTDEPTYADAKKVAVPLIEAIEKETAEGGVDELHIVYTEFVSMMTQTAIDGRLLPLSLEAVAEESKSGKDEILPLYDFEPSAEDVLDALLPRYVESRIYNAMLQSAASKHAATRRAMKSATDNAGDLINSLSRLANAARQAEITQEISEIVGGTAALADATAGSDK; encoded by the coding sequence ATGGGAGCCCAGCTCCGGGTCTACAAGCGTCGCATCCGATCCGTCACCGCGACCAAGAAGATCACCAAGGCGATGGAGATGATCGCCGCCTCGCGTGTCGTCAAGGCGCAGCGCAAGGTGGCGGCGTCCACGCCGTACGCGACCGAGCTCACCCGGGCGGTCACGGCGGTCGGCACTGGTTCGAACACGAAGCACCCGCTGACCACCGAGCCGGAGACGGCGACCCGTTCCGCGGTGCTGCTCCTCACGAGCGACCGCGGACTGGCCGGCGCCTTCAACTCCAACGCCATCAAGGCCGCGGAGCAGCTCACCGCGCGCCTCGAGAGCGAGGGCAAGGAGGTCGACATGTACATCGTCGGCCGCCGTGGTCTGGCCCACTACAACTTCCGCGAGCGCAAGGTCGTGGAGTCGTGGTCGGGCTTCACCGATGAGCCCACGTACGCGGACGCCAAGAAGGTCGCGGTGCCGCTGATCGAGGCCATCGAGAAGGAGACGGCGGAGGGCGGCGTGGACGAGCTCCACATCGTCTACACCGAGTTCGTCTCGATGATGACGCAGACGGCCATCGACGGCCGCCTGCTGCCGCTCAGCCTCGAAGCAGTGGCGGAGGAGTCGAAGTCCGGCAAGGACGAGATTCTCCCGCTGTACGACTTCGAGCCGTCGGCGGAGGACGTCCTCGACGCCCTGCTGCCGCGCTACGTCGAGAGCCGTATCTACAACGCGATGCTCCAGTCGGCTGCCTCCAAGCACGCCGCCACGCGCCGCGCGATGAAGTCGGCGACCGACAACGCCGGGGATCTGATCAACAGCCTCTCCCGGCTTGCCAACGCGGCCCGCCAGGCCGAAATCACCCAGGAAATCAGCGAGATCGTCGGCGGCACAGCAGCCCTGGCCGACGCGACCGCGGGGAGTGACAAGTAA
- the atpD gene encoding F0F1 ATP synthase subunit beta: protein MTTTVETAVATGRVARVIGPVVDVEFPVDAMPEIYNALHVQVDDPSTAGAKKTLTLEVAQHLGDGVVRAISMQPTDGLVRQAPVTNTGKGISVPVGDVTKGRVFNTLGEVLNDDPSTVADAERWTIHRKAPAFDQLESKTEMFETGLKVVDLLTPYVKGGKIGLFGGAGVGKTVLIQEMIVRVAKLHDGVSVFAGVGERTREGNDLMVEMEEAGVLDKTALVFGQMDEPPGTRLRVALAGLTMAEYFRDVQKQDVLFFIDNIFRFTQAGSEVSTLLGRMPSAVGYQPNLADEMGLLQERITSTRGHSITSMQAIYVPADDLTDPAPATTFAHLDATTVLSRPISEKGIYPAVDPLDSTSRILDPRYIAQDHYDCAMRVKGILQKYKDLQDIIAILGIDELSEEDKLVVARARRVERFLSQNTHAAKQFTGVDGSDVSLEESIAAFNAICDGEYDHFPEQAFFMCGGLEDLKKNAKELGVS, encoded by the coding sequence ATGACGACCACTGTTGAGACGGCCGTTGCCACGGGCCGCGTCGCCCGGGTCATCGGCCCGGTCGTCGACGTGGAGTTCCCCGTCGACGCGATGCCGGAGATCTACAACGCCCTGCACGTCCAGGTCGACGACCCGTCGACCGCGGGCGCGAAGAAGACGCTGACCCTCGAGGTCGCCCAGCACCTGGGTGACGGCGTGGTCCGCGCGATCTCGATGCAGCCCACCGACGGCCTGGTCCGCCAGGCCCCGGTCACCAACACCGGCAAGGGCATCTCGGTGCCGGTCGGCGACGTGACCAAGGGCCGCGTGTTCAACACCCTCGGCGAGGTCCTGAACGACGACCCGTCCACGGTCGCCGACGCCGAGCGCTGGACGATCCACCGCAAGGCCCCGGCCTTCGACCAGCTCGAGTCCAAGACCGAGATGTTCGAGACCGGCCTGAAGGTCGTCGACCTCCTCACCCCGTACGTCAAGGGTGGAAAGATCGGTCTGTTCGGTGGTGCCGGTGTCGGCAAGACCGTTCTGATCCAGGAAATGATCGTCCGTGTGGCCAAGCTGCACGACGGTGTCTCCGTCTTCGCCGGTGTCGGCGAGCGCACCCGTGAGGGCAACGACCTCATGGTCGAGATGGAGGAAGCCGGCGTTCTGGACAAGACCGCGCTGGTCTTCGGCCAGATGGACGAGCCGCCGGGCACGCGTCTGCGCGTCGCCCTGGCCGGTCTGACCATGGCGGAGTACTTCCGCGATGTGCAGAAGCAGGACGTGCTGTTCTTCATCGACAACATCTTCCGCTTCACGCAGGCCGGTTCCGAGGTCTCGACGCTGCTCGGCCGCATGCCCTCCGCGGTGGGTTACCAGCCGAACCTGGCCGACGAGATGGGTCTCCTCCAGGAGCGCATCACGTCGACCCGTGGTCACTCGATCACCTCGATGCAGGCGATCTACGTCCCCGCGGACGACCTGACCGACCCGGCCCCGGCCACCACGTTCGCCCACCTCGACGCGACGACGGTGCTCTCCCGTCCGATCTCCGAGAAGGGCATCTACCCGGCCGTGGACCCGCTGGACTCCACGTCCCGCATCCTGGACCCGCGCTACATCGCGCAGGACCACTACGACTGCGCCATGCGCGTCAAGGGGATCCTGCAGAAGTACAAGGACCTCCAGGACATCATCGCGATCCTCGGTATCGACGAGCTCAGCGAGGAAGACAAGCTCGTCGTCGCCCGTGCCCGTCGCGTGGAGCGCTTCCTGTCGCAGAACACCCACGCCGCCAAGCAGTTCACCGGCGTGGACGGCTCGGACGTGTCCCTCGAGGAGTCGATCGCGGCGTTCAACGCGATCTGCGACGGTGAGTACGACCACTTCCCCGAGCAGGCCTTCTTCATGTGCGGTGGTCTCGAGGACCTCAAGAAGAACGCCAAGGAGCTCGGCGTCTCCTGA
- a CDS encoding F0F1 ATP synthase subunit epsilon — MAAELHVELVAADRSVWSGEATLVVARTTSGDIGVMPGHQPLLGVLESGPVTIRTSDGGTVVAAVHGGFISFADDKLSLLAEIAELSDEIDVQRAERALERAKGEADASAERRADVRLRAVATR, encoded by the coding sequence TTGGCTGCTGAGCTGCATGTCGAGCTGGTCGCAGCGGACCGCAGTGTCTGGTCCGGTGAGGCCACCCTGGTCGTCGCGCGCACCACGTCCGGCGACATCGGCGTCATGCCCGGTCACCAGCCGCTGCTCGGTGTGCTGGAATCGGGCCCGGTGACCATTCGTACGAGTGACGGCGGCACGGTCGTGGCCGCTGTCCACGGAGGATTCATCTCCTTCGCGGACGACAAGCTGTCGCTGCTGGCCGAGATCGCGGAGCTGTCCGACGAGATCGACGTCCAGCGTGCGGAGCGGGCGCTGGAGCGCGCGAAGGGCGAGGCCGACGCCTCGGCCGAGCGTCGCGCCGACGTCCGACTGCGTGCGGTGGCGACGCGCTGA
- a CDS encoding DUF2550 domain-containing protein, giving the protein MILTLLVCGLALIVLVLVGLFVFGLRRRLIQRSGGTFDCSLRWNAPDKGDTSGKGWGYGVARYNGDRVEWFRVFSYAPRPRRVLERSAIEVVDRRAPDGEEELALLSDAIVLGCLHRGTRLELAMSEDALTGFLAWLEAAPPGQRVNVA; this is encoded by the coding sequence ATGATCCTCACTCTGCTCGTGTGCGGACTTGCTTTGATCGTGCTGGTGTTGGTGGGGCTCTTCGTCTTCGGCCTCCGGCGCCGGCTCATCCAGCGCTCCGGCGGTACGTTCGACTGCAGTCTGCGGTGGAACGCCCCGGACAAGGGCGACACGTCCGGCAAGGGCTGGGGGTACGGGGTCGCCCGCTACAACGGTGACCGCGTCGAGTGGTTCCGCGTCTTCTCCTACGCTCCCCGGCCCCGCCGGGTCCTCGAGCGCTCCGCCATCGAGGTCGTGGACCGCCGCGCCCCGGACGGCGAGGAGGAGCTGGCCCTGCTCTCCGACGCGATCGTCCTCGGCTGCCTGCACCGCGGCACGCGCCTGGAACTGGCGATGAGCGAGGACGCCCTGACGGGTTTCCTGGCGTGGCTGGAGGCAGCACCGCCGGGCCAGAGAGTAAATGTGGCCTAG
- a CDS encoding glycoside hydrolase family 18 chitinase — MAGVTTLFLPLATLVALGGPADAAPDAAPEATATYAKTQDWGNGFEGKWTIKNTGTTTLSSWNVQWDFPSDTKVTSAWDATVTNSGTRWTAKNLGWNGTLAPGASVSFGFNGTGPGAPSKCTLNGGSCDGGSVPGDNPPSAPGTPTASGITDTGVKLDWKAATDDKGVKNYDVLRDGAKVATVTGTSYTDSGLTAGTDYSYSVQARDTADQTGPASDAVKVRTTGGGGPDPEPGDKVKLGYFTEWGVYQRNYHAKNIATSGSAGKITHINYSFGNVQGGKCTMGDSYAAIDKAYTADQSVDGVADTWDQPLRGNFNQLRKLKAKYPNIKILWSFGGWTWSGGFTDAMKNPAAFAKSCHDLVEDPRWADVFDGIDLDWEYPNACGLSCDTSGPAVFKNMMQAFRNEFGSKNLVTAAITADGSNGGKIDAADYGGASQYADWYNVMTYDFFGAWAAKGPTAPHSPLTSYPGIPQDGFNSADAIAKLKAKGVPSAKLLLGIGFYGRGWTGVTQKEPGGTATGPAPGAYEQGIEDYKILKNSCPSNGTIAGTAYAHCGTNWWSYDTPATVKSKMAWAKDQKLGGAFFWEFSGDTANGELVSAINDGLK, encoded by the coding sequence GTGGCGGGAGTGACGACGCTGTTCCTCCCTCTCGCCACCCTCGTCGCCCTCGGCGGCCCCGCCGACGCGGCGCCCGACGCCGCCCCCGAGGCCACCGCCACGTACGCCAAGACCCAGGACTGGGGCAACGGCTTCGAGGGCAAGTGGACGATCAAGAACACCGGCACCACCACGCTCAGCTCCTGGAACGTCCAGTGGGACTTCCCCTCGGACACCAAGGTGACCTCGGCCTGGGACGCCACCGTCACCAACTCCGGCACCCGCTGGACCGCCAAGAACCTCGGATGGAACGGGACGCTCGCCCCCGGCGCCTCGGTCTCCTTCGGGTTCAACGGCACCGGACCCGGCGCCCCCTCCAAGTGCACCCTGAACGGCGGCAGCTGCGACGGCGGCAGCGTCCCCGGCGACAACCCGCCGAGCGCCCCCGGCACCCCGACCGCGTCCGGCATCACCGACACCGGCGTGAAGCTGGACTGGAAGGCCGCGACCGACGACAAGGGCGTCAAGAACTACGACGTCCTGCGCGACGGCGCGAAGGTCGCCACGGTCACCGGCACCTCGTACACCGACAGCGGCCTGACCGCCGGCACGGACTACTCGTACAGCGTCCAGGCCCGTGACACCGCCGACCAGACGGGACCGGCCAGCGACGCCGTCAAGGTCCGCACGACCGGTGGCGGCGGCCCCGACCCCGAGCCCGGCGACAAGGTCAAGCTCGGCTACTTCACCGAGTGGGGCGTCTACCAGCGCAACTACCACGCGAAGAACATCGCGACCTCCGGCTCGGCCGGCAAGATCACGCACATCAACTACAGCTTCGGCAACGTCCAGGGCGGCAAGTGCACCATGGGCGACTCGTACGCGGCGATCGACAAGGCGTACACCGCCGACCAGTCGGTGGACGGTGTCGCCGACACGTGGGACCAGCCGCTGCGCGGCAACTTCAACCAGCTGCGCAAGCTCAAGGCCAAGTACCCGAACATCAAGATCCTCTGGTCCTTCGGCGGCTGGACCTGGTCCGGCGGCTTCACCGACGCCATGAAGAACCCGGCGGCCTTCGCCAAGTCCTGTCACGACCTGGTCGAGGACCCGCGCTGGGCCGACGTCTTCGACGGCATCGACCTGGACTGGGAGTACCCGAACGCCTGCGGTCTGTCCTGTGACACCAGCGGTCCCGCCGTCTTCAAGAACATGATGCAGGCGTTCCGCAACGAGTTCGGTTCCAAGAACCTCGTCACGGCCGCGATCACCGCGGACGGCTCCAACGGCGGCAAGATCGACGCGGCCGACTACGGCGGCGCCTCGCAGTACGCCGACTGGTACAACGTGATGACGTACGACTTCTTCGGCGCATGGGCGGCGAAGGGCCCGACGGCCCCGCACTCCCCGCTCACGTCCTACCCGGGCATACCGCAGGACGGCTTCAACTCCGCGGACGCGATCGCCAAGCTCAAGGCGAAGGGCGTGCCGTCGGCCAAGCTGCTGCTCGGCATCGGCTTCTACGGCCGCGGCTGGACCGGCGTCACACAGAAGGAGCCGGGCGGCACGGCGACGGGGCCGGCTCCCGGTGCGTACGAGCAGGGCATCGAGGACTACAAGATCCTCAAGAACTCCTGCCCGTCCAACGGCACGATCGCCGGTACGGCGTATGCCCACTGCGGCACGAACTGGTGGTCCTACGACACGCCCGCGACCGTCAAGTCCAAGATGGCCTGGGCGAAGGACCAGAAGCTCGGCGGTGCGTTCTTCTGGGAGTTCAGCGGTGATACGGCCAACGGGGAGTTGGTCAGCGCTATCAATGACGGCCTGAAGTAG